Within the Medicago truncatula cultivar Jemalong A17 chromosome 4, MtrunA17r5.0-ANR, whole genome shotgun sequence genome, the region GTGTGTGCATTTTCACGAGGTGTTTGATAGATTTCACTTGGGTGTCATTATTTGACTTTTGGTGTCATTGATGTCTTTGGTGTAATTTAGATAGAGATAATGAtggatgaatgattaaaataaattatttagatgagagagaatgattGATTAAGAGAGATAAGATCAAATGCACAAAAGACCAATGACACCTAAGTGAAACAcgtgtttgaaaaaaaaaacattagcacgtgtcaaaaaaattatataaatacaaagaagggttttttttttggcgCATCTGCATCTCTTTGTCTTGTTCGCGCTTTGTGGTGGCGGTAGCTGTAAAGGTGTACTTAACTTTGACTCACAAATCCATAGGTACTTCACTCCTCTTTTCTCCCACCTTAGGATAAAATTTTACCTTTAATAATTTATGATGATATGATGcaatcaattcattaatatgctttaatttgtgtttttggcTTTTTCTATAGTTTTgccctaaaaataaatattattgttgtttgtgttttCGGAACGGATCTTCTCCGGTGGAAGTTTCATTAAATTAAGTCTAGTAAAAATCTTTATCATTCAATTATGTCTCATCGATGAGATCTAGATTCTTTTTTGAAAGGGTGTCATCGATGAGATCGAGATCTTGAATGACGAAGATTGTAGCAGAAAATTTTCATTGTAGATGATCGTTCTGTATTGCGAAGGAACGAATCATCTCCATGGAAATTTCACTCAAGGAGATCTAGTAAAAATCCAACCATTCAATAATAAGTTATTGAGTGGTTGTGATTCAACAACGAAGAATTTCCACATGAGAGGATTTGTTTTTGTGCTGTGGCGGCGaggtaaaattagggtttcttcCTTTCCTTTTATATGATGAGAAAATGATGGTATTTGTGGAGAATTGAATTAAAGTTGAATTAAAGTAACGTTTCTTTGGCACAAAATCTGAGCAGTGAATGTATATACAATTTCtgatttattatattgttttttccactaataataaatattattgttgtctATGTTTTTGAAACGGATCTTGTCCAATGGAAGATTCGCTAAAGTAAGTCTAGTAAAAATCTTCATCATTCAATTATGTCTCATCGATGCAATTGAGATACTTGAGTGACAAAGATTTTGTGATCGAAAATTTCCACCGGAGCTGATTTGTTTCCGTGGAGGAACGAATCATCTCAATGAAAATTTCACTTGagaaaatttagtaaaaatcCCACcgttcaaataataatattttgagtGGTTAAGATTCCATGACAGAGATTTTTCATTTGAGAGAATTTGTTCCTGTGTTGCATCGACGAGGTAATATTAgggtttctttcttttcaactaTATGATGAGAAAAGCGAAGTATTTATGGAGAATCAAATTCGTAAGTGTACACAAAATTCAATACCAACATTGTTTGTATcaatgatttatgatttctatattatttttcttttctcgaTTCTGACACCACACACATCTGAGTTGTATTTTATACGATACCAAATACACCTTTAGTGTCTAAATAATACCGATATTAAATTATATCTAACTTTAACAATGGTGTGTGTAGCTAAAACTCGGTTCAAATGGATCCTTGCAAGGAAAAACAAGCTGCAGTGGAAGTGAATGTTACTCTCAATGGTGTTTCCTCTCTAAAAGCTACAAGAAAGGAGCATGCAACATATTGTGTAACTCCTGGTCACACTATGAGAGAGAGTGTTGATTTGGAAGCTCAATCAACTCTGACATTGACAGGGGTTAGGAAACAACTGAGTGACACCCACATTGATTCCGACAGTGAAAATGGTAGCCCTCGAACACCTAAGGGTGTTCTTTTCAACCCTTTTGCTCCTGGTCCTGAAGACATGGTGCGTGCTCCACAGTCTCGCAAGTATCATGAAGATGTGAGGGACAAAATTGTTCGCAAACTTCAGTTTTGCTCCTCTCCTCCCAAACCATGAGCTACTGCAATAACTTCTTTTTGCTTTTTCTGTACGTGTTGTTTTGAATGGTTTTATAGTTTTACAGTGAACAATTGCATCTGACCAGGCCAATAAATAGATGTAACATTAGCAGTAGCAGCAACTTATGAAGTACTGTACACTACTATTGATGTTAGACTGTTTTCTTTACAATGAAATACGTTGTAGTGCTAAATAaatcatttctctatttattCACAATGCTTTACTTTTTCGCCACGTGTTTTTGATATCATATATGTTGGCCACTTATCTATTATTGGCCGTTCCAACTCTTTGGAAGGATAGTGTTTGTCAAGATATTTGTAGAATTgcgttatttgaacatcaaaatacatataaatctTGATGTAAAAGTATCACTTCTCTAATAACTAAAGCATGGGACAGGTGTTATATCTACAAAAAAAGGAGCGGAGTGCTTCAGGTGCTGTGCAATTTCTTGCAATCCTCATATTGTGTTGAGCACTATATTATTTATAGAAGCAACATCTACATATGAAAGTTTGTTAGCTTGCATTGGAGAGCACCCAGTGCAACAACAAAAGCGTCGTAAATATTAAGTCAGATGGCTTTATATCCTAACAACATTAAGAAGTATATGCACATTACAAATTCAGGATTGAATTATACTTGGTCTCTACCAATAGaacttttctttttccaatGGAAGGAAAATTAGAAGCAGCGTGACAAGTATTGTAACTACTAGACAATCTAAGAGCATGATATCCCTTTCATTCAATACAAACAGTAATTTTGTATATCTAAAGGTAAAATGATAAATCCCTATGAGCAAACAGTACTTGGTAAAAAAAGTGACAATAATAAAGACAACATGTGAGGAAaaatacaaaaaggaaaaagcTTAGGTATTAGAAAATTTCACATGGATCTCAAAATGTTGAGAATTGGTTGAATCATGCAGATAGATATACCATTTGTTGTGAAGATCTTTTCTATTATCTGTCAAACTATGCAGAGCAGCATCCAACCTTTTTAACAGCTGAGACATCATCTCTACTGCCAACATTGATTGTCTGCCCTTTCGGCAAAGCAGCAGGGTCATCTCCAATCTCAAGAGTCTTCCTACTGACGACCCGATATATTTGAGTAAGCACTTCTGTGAAAGAATTGTCAACATTCAATGATTCAAGGGCAGACGTTTCCATAAAAAATGTGTTCTCTCTTTCAGCAAATGCTTTAGCATCATCGGTGGACACGGCACGCAAGTGACGAAGATCAGCTTTGTTCCCTACAAGCATAATTACAATGTTGGCATCTGTGTGGTCACGAAGTTCCTTTAACCATCTCTCCACATTTTCAAAAGTTACATGTCTTGTAACATCATACACAAGCAATGCACCAACAGCTCCTCGGTAATATGCACTTGTGATTGCACGATATCTgtagaaataaaaattacaaaaataagatGCAAATATACCGCACAgtagaataaaaaatacaacagtgataacaaaaactcatatttagtctttcaaaataaaatagtcaaAACTTCAGTCCTTCAAACTTCAAAGAATTTAGAGATCAAGTTAGGCCCTCGACCATTAAAAGTATCATCAAAATTGGCCTTTGTACAGATTGATGGACTAAATTGATATGATTAGTGACTAAATTGATGTCAACTTTGCATGATTGAAGGAGTAGATTTGATTGAAGTACTACCTAATGTCAACTTTTTTGGAGGACCAAATTGATGTCACTTTTATGACTTAGGAAACAAATTGGTGTCAATGGGTGTTTATAACtttattttctcaatcaaaTGTTTATTGAGAAGTCATGTGGtcaatttaactttttatcGCCTATCATCTACCCAGTTGATTTTGGGAGCAGCatattgcttaaaaaaaaggaaaggatAATTGGAAGTGGATTTTGCAAAAACAAATGaatgtggaagaaaaaaacatgagGGAACTCATCTATTATTTCACAATTCACACAAGGAGAGATACCCTAAACCTTCATCTACACTACAGAACTGTTCTACGATACGAGTATGATGCATCCTCTCCCCACAAAACCATCTACCATGGCTCAAAAGTCAAAACCCTGGCAACAGAAAGCTTTCATTCCATTCACCATTTTACAGAAGAAGTCATCAAATGTGCGATTTTCTTGTTGTTATAAACTAGGCATCCTTTGTGCTGGGataaacccaagtcccacaatGATAAAAGACAAGGCCAAATTAGAGTTTGTAAGGGTGAGTTAGCTCCAATATAAAAACCTAAAATGGTATCACAGCCTATCATTCCGAGTctgttttgtaaggatgagttaacTAGAAGAGACTTAAACCATCTCATCCGAGCAACCCTGGGTAATTGTTCAACTTTATCAATACATACATCAACCATGCCATAAATATATAGCATAATTTAGCAACATTGTCCCAGAAAAATGTGAATGGCATTCTCCATCATCATACaacaaagttaaatattttttttaaacaataacaaCACAATGCTCAAAATCACgcaaatcaaaaagaagaaCCCCGCAACAAcagaaaatcaaattcaaattcatgcAGCCCacatcattcatcatcatcaccaaatcaaatctcaaattttcaataaaataatcaagacCATTAAAATTTAACCAAACCCCACTAAAATTCGCTCCACAAAAatcccaaaaaataataaaaaaatcaaaaaccaaaaaaagtaATGCGATCAAAGCGAAGATAAAAATGCAACCTTTCTTGGCCAGCGGTATCCCAAATTTGCGCCTTTACAATCTTATCATCAACATGAATACTCCTTGTAGCGAATTCAACGCCAATGGTGGATTTAGATTCCAAACTGAATTCGTTTTTTGTGAAACGTGACAAGAGATTGGATTTACCGACGCCGGAGTCACCGATGAGAACAACCTTGAAGAGATAATCGTAGTCGTCATCGGCTCTGTACGCACCCATTGTTGATGAAAATTAGGGATTTGAAAGAAGGGTTTGGGAAATTTTTCAATGAAACGAACGGTTTTGAATTTTCTGCattgtttgaaagaaaaagatattaaagagaGGAGGGAGGAGAAATATtcaaagaaatgaaatgaaatgaaaaaataattacaacatGTTTGAGTTGGCTGCattttactttttccaccctccataacacaaatataaattattaattaagctgtcaaaattgattaatttagtaACACAAAAGCAAAGTTGAatctttagttttatttttattttgccaaTAATTGAATCTTTATTTTCGTTGTGAATTAAATACCAGACTAATTTCTCGAGTCAtatgttttggatttttatttgatcatttgtttaactaaaaaaaattaagaaagtcGAATGTGTTCGCCTGaattaaagtaaattttaaggTTTACAAAGAAATATGTTTGCTTTAATCTTACTATTAATGTACTTTAGTAAATTTTTCTCTCcaaattttttgagtttttttacattGTAATTCCATTTGAGTCCATCATCTTATCAAATAGTTAGTTGTTAATATAGTTATGTAATTACATCTTAGTTGTTGATAGCTCGAGCAATGAATTCACAACTTCTTCATATTTAGGTGTgtgactacttgaccaaaatcatgtatatcattgttttttctttttttattgaatttaatttatatacattgcCAACGTAATGTTCGAACACTCTCcatcaattataatatttaattgttatgaaagttaaacatttttatttacaaattatGATTTTCTTGCTATAGTATTGGCTATTGCACAACATTCAATTCTCTTATGTCAattccttttaaatttttaaattacttaTTGTGATTTGTCACTAACGctaaattttaaattacttaTCGTGACTAACGCTTATCTTAATGCTGTATTTTTCTAAAAGCATTTCGTGAACAAATTTGTTATACAGGACTTACTTTTATTTCTAGCCAATTTCATATTTGAAATTGTAACAGTTGTATCCGACTTTTACGGATTAATATAACTTTGTCATTAAGGCTATGTGTGGTAAAAAGAAGTAGTaagctactccctccgtcccaaattgtatgacgttttggctatttcacacgtattaagaaatgtaattaatattgtgtggggaagagaaattatgagttgttttacaaaattatcct harbors:
- the LOC11414120 gene encoding ras-related protein RABA1f, translated to MGAYRADDDYDYLFKVVLIGDSGVGKSNLLSRFTKNEFSLESKSTIGVEFATRSIHVDDKIVKAQIWDTAGQERYRAITSAYYRGAVGALLVYDVTRHVTFENVERWLKELRDHTDANIVIMLVGNKADLRHLRAVSTDDAKAFAERENTFFMETSALESLNVDNSFTEVLTQIYRVVSRKTLEIGDDPAALPKGQTINVGSRDDVSAVKKVGCCSA
- the LOC120580252 gene encoding uncharacterized protein, coding for MDPCKEKQAAVEVNVTLNGVSSLKATRKEHATYCVTPGHTMRESVDLEAQSTLTLTGVRKQLSDTHIDSDSENGSPRTPKGVLFNPFAPGPEDMVRAPQSRKYHEDVRDKIVRKLQFCSSPPKP